One window of the Ictidomys tridecemlineatus isolate mIctTri1 chromosome 11, mIctTri1.hap1, whole genome shotgun sequence genome contains the following:
- the Urod gene encoding uroporphyrinogen decarboxylase isoform X1, with amino-acid sequence MEANGLGSQNFPELKNDTFLRAAWGEETDYTPVWCMRQAGRYLPEFRETRATQDFFSTCRSPEACCELTLQPLRRFPLDAAIIFSDILVVPQALGMEVTMVPGKGPSFPEPLREERDLERLRDPEVVTSELGYVFQAITLTRQQLAGRVPLIGFAGAPWTLMTYMVEGGSSSTMAQSKRWLYQRPQASHQLLRILTDALVPYLVGQVAAGAQALQLFESHAGHLGPQLFNKFALPYIRDVAKRVKARLQEAGLAPVPMIIFAKDGHFALEELAQAGYEVVGLDWTVAPKKARERVGKSVTLQGNLDPCALYASEEEIGRLVQQMLDDFGPKRYIANLGHGLYPDMDPEHVGAFVDAVHRHSRLLRQN; translated from the exons ATGGAAGCGAACGGTTTGGG ATCTCAGAATTTTCCGGAGCTGAAGAATGACACGTTCCTTCGAGCAGCCTGGGGAGAGGAAACAGACTACACTCCTGTTTGGTGCATGCGGCAGGCAGGCCGCTACTTACCAG AATTTAGGGAAACCAGGGCTACCCAGGACTTTTTCAGCACCTGTCGCTCTCCTGAGGCCTGTTGTGAACTGACTCTGCAG CCACTGCGTCGGTTCCCTCTGGATGCTGCCATCATCTTCTCCGACATCCTTGTTGTACCCCAG GCATTGGGCATGGAGGTGACCATGGTACCTGGCAAAGGACCCAGCTTCCCAGAGCCATTAAGAGAAGAGCGGGACCTAGAACGTCTACGGGATCCAGAAGTAGTGACCTCTGAGCTGGGCTATGTGTTCCAAGCTATCACACTTACCCGACAACAGCTGGCTGGGCGTGTGCCACTGATTGGCTTTGCTGGTGCCCCG TGGACTCTGATGACATACATGGTTGAGGGTGGCAGCTCAAGTACTATGGCTCAGTCTAAGCGCTGGCTCTACCAAAGACCTCAGGCCAGTCACCAGCTGCTTCGCATCCTCACTGATGCTCTGGTCCCATATCTAGTAGGACAAGTAGCTGCTGGTGCCCAG GCATTACAGCTCTTTGAGTCCCATGCAGGGCATCTTGGCCCACAGCTCTTCAACAAATTTGCACTGCCCTATATCCGTGATGTGGCCAAGCGAGTAAAAGCCAGGCTGCAGGAGGCAGGCCTGGCACCTGTGCCCATG ATCATCTTTGCTAAGGATGGGCATTTTGCCCTGGAGGAGCTGGCCCAGGCTGGCTATGAGGTGGTTGGGCTTGACTGGACAGTGGCCCCAAAGAAAGCCCG GGAACGTGTGGGGAAGTCGGTGACCCTGCAGGGCAATCTGGACCCCTGCGCCCTGTATGCATCTGAG GAGGAGATTGGGCGATTGGTGCAGCAGATGCTTGATGACTTTGGGCCAAAACGCTACATTGCCAACCTAGGCCATGGGCTTTACCCTGACATGGACCCAGAACACGTAGGGGCCTTTGTGGATGCTGTGCACAGACATTCACGTCTACTTCGTCAGAATTAA
- the Urod gene encoding uroporphyrinogen decarboxylase isoform X4, giving the protein MEANGLGSQNFPELKNDTFLRAAWGEETDYTPVWCMRQAGRYLPEFRETRATQDFFSTCRSPEACCELTLQPLRRFPLDAAIIFSDILVVPQALGMEVTMVPGKGPSFPEPLREERDLERLRDPEVVTSELGYVFQAITLTRQQLAGRVPLIGFAGAPWTLMTYMVEGGSSSTMAQSKRWLYQRPQASHQLLRILTDALVPYLVGQVAAGAQALQLFESHAGHLGPQLFNKFALPYIRDVAKRVKARLQEAGLAPVPMIIFAKDGHFALEELAQAGYEVVGLDWTVAPKKARRRLGDWCSRCLMTLGQNATLPT; this is encoded by the exons ATGGAAGCGAACGGTTTGGG ATCTCAGAATTTTCCGGAGCTGAAGAATGACACGTTCCTTCGAGCAGCCTGGGGAGAGGAAACAGACTACACTCCTGTTTGGTGCATGCGGCAGGCAGGCCGCTACTTACCAG AATTTAGGGAAACCAGGGCTACCCAGGACTTTTTCAGCACCTGTCGCTCTCCTGAGGCCTGTTGTGAACTGACTCTGCAG CCACTGCGTCGGTTCCCTCTGGATGCTGCCATCATCTTCTCCGACATCCTTGTTGTACCCCAG GCATTGGGCATGGAGGTGACCATGGTACCTGGCAAAGGACCCAGCTTCCCAGAGCCATTAAGAGAAGAGCGGGACCTAGAACGTCTACGGGATCCAGAAGTAGTGACCTCTGAGCTGGGCTATGTGTTCCAAGCTATCACACTTACCCGACAACAGCTGGCTGGGCGTGTGCCACTGATTGGCTTTGCTGGTGCCCCG TGGACTCTGATGACATACATGGTTGAGGGTGGCAGCTCAAGTACTATGGCTCAGTCTAAGCGCTGGCTCTACCAAAGACCTCAGGCCAGTCACCAGCTGCTTCGCATCCTCACTGATGCTCTGGTCCCATATCTAGTAGGACAAGTAGCTGCTGGTGCCCAG GCATTACAGCTCTTTGAGTCCCATGCAGGGCATCTTGGCCCACAGCTCTTCAACAAATTTGCACTGCCCTATATCCGTGATGTGGCCAAGCGAGTAAAAGCCAGGCTGCAGGAGGCAGGCCTGGCACCTGTGCCCATG ATCATCTTTGCTAAGGATGGGCATTTTGCCCTGGAGGAGCTGGCCCAGGCTGGCTATGAGGTGGTTGGGCTTGACTGGACAGTGGCCCCAAAGAAAGCCCG GAGGAGATTGGGCGATTGGTGCAGCAGATGCTTGATGACTTTGGGCCAAAACGCTACATTGCCAACCTAG
- the Urod gene encoding uroporphyrinogen decarboxylase isoform X2: protein MEANGLGSQNFPELKNDTFLRAAWGEETDYTPVWCMRQAGRYLPEFRETRATQDFFSTCRSPEACCELTLQALGMEVTMVPGKGPSFPEPLREERDLERLRDPEVVTSELGYVFQAITLTRQQLAGRVPLIGFAGAPWTLMTYMVEGGSSSTMAQSKRWLYQRPQASHQLLRILTDALVPYLVGQVAAGAQALQLFESHAGHLGPQLFNKFALPYIRDVAKRVKARLQEAGLAPVPMIIFAKDGHFALEELAQAGYEVVGLDWTVAPKKARERVGKSVTLQGNLDPCALYASEEEIGRLVQQMLDDFGPKRYIANLGHGLYPDMDPEHVGAFVDAVHRHSRLLRQN from the exons ATGGAAGCGAACGGTTTGGG ATCTCAGAATTTTCCGGAGCTGAAGAATGACACGTTCCTTCGAGCAGCCTGGGGAGAGGAAACAGACTACACTCCTGTTTGGTGCATGCGGCAGGCAGGCCGCTACTTACCAG AATTTAGGGAAACCAGGGCTACCCAGGACTTTTTCAGCACCTGTCGCTCTCCTGAGGCCTGTTGTGAACTGACTCTGCAG GCATTGGGCATGGAGGTGACCATGGTACCTGGCAAAGGACCCAGCTTCCCAGAGCCATTAAGAGAAGAGCGGGACCTAGAACGTCTACGGGATCCAGAAGTAGTGACCTCTGAGCTGGGCTATGTGTTCCAAGCTATCACACTTACCCGACAACAGCTGGCTGGGCGTGTGCCACTGATTGGCTTTGCTGGTGCCCCG TGGACTCTGATGACATACATGGTTGAGGGTGGCAGCTCAAGTACTATGGCTCAGTCTAAGCGCTGGCTCTACCAAAGACCTCAGGCCAGTCACCAGCTGCTTCGCATCCTCACTGATGCTCTGGTCCCATATCTAGTAGGACAAGTAGCTGCTGGTGCCCAG GCATTACAGCTCTTTGAGTCCCATGCAGGGCATCTTGGCCCACAGCTCTTCAACAAATTTGCACTGCCCTATATCCGTGATGTGGCCAAGCGAGTAAAAGCCAGGCTGCAGGAGGCAGGCCTGGCACCTGTGCCCATG ATCATCTTTGCTAAGGATGGGCATTTTGCCCTGGAGGAGCTGGCCCAGGCTGGCTATGAGGTGGTTGGGCTTGACTGGACAGTGGCCCCAAAGAAAGCCCG GGAACGTGTGGGGAAGTCGGTGACCCTGCAGGGCAATCTGGACCCCTGCGCCCTGTATGCATCTGAG GAGGAGATTGGGCGATTGGTGCAGCAGATGCTTGATGACTTTGGGCCAAAACGCTACATTGCCAACCTAGGCCATGGGCTTTACCCTGACATGGACCCAGAACACGTAGGGGCCTTTGTGGATGCTGTGCACAGACATTCACGTCTACTTCGTCAGAATTAA
- the Urod gene encoding uroporphyrinogen decarboxylase isoform X5, whose protein sequence is MEANGLGSQNFPELKNDTFLRAAWGEETDYTPVWCMRQAGRYLPEFRETRATQDFFSTCRSPEACCELTLQPLRRFPLDAAIIFSDILVVPQWTLMTYMVEGGSSSTMAQSKRWLYQRPQASHQLLRILTDALVPYLVGQVAAGAQALQLFESHAGHLGPQLFNKFALPYIRDVAKRVKARLQEAGLAPVPMIIFAKDGHFALEELAQAGYEVVGLDWTVAPKKARERVGKSVTLQGNLDPCALYASEEEIGRLVQQMLDDFGPKRYIANLGHGLYPDMDPEHVGAFVDAVHRHSRLLRQN, encoded by the exons ATGGAAGCGAACGGTTTGGG ATCTCAGAATTTTCCGGAGCTGAAGAATGACACGTTCCTTCGAGCAGCCTGGGGAGAGGAAACAGACTACACTCCTGTTTGGTGCATGCGGCAGGCAGGCCGCTACTTACCAG AATTTAGGGAAACCAGGGCTACCCAGGACTTTTTCAGCACCTGTCGCTCTCCTGAGGCCTGTTGTGAACTGACTCTGCAG CCACTGCGTCGGTTCCCTCTGGATGCTGCCATCATCTTCTCCGACATCCTTGTTGTACCCCAG TGGACTCTGATGACATACATGGTTGAGGGTGGCAGCTCAAGTACTATGGCTCAGTCTAAGCGCTGGCTCTACCAAAGACCTCAGGCCAGTCACCAGCTGCTTCGCATCCTCACTGATGCTCTGGTCCCATATCTAGTAGGACAAGTAGCTGCTGGTGCCCAG GCATTACAGCTCTTTGAGTCCCATGCAGGGCATCTTGGCCCACAGCTCTTCAACAAATTTGCACTGCCCTATATCCGTGATGTGGCCAAGCGAGTAAAAGCCAGGCTGCAGGAGGCAGGCCTGGCACCTGTGCCCATG ATCATCTTTGCTAAGGATGGGCATTTTGCCCTGGAGGAGCTGGCCCAGGCTGGCTATGAGGTGGTTGGGCTTGACTGGACAGTGGCCCCAAAGAAAGCCCG GGAACGTGTGGGGAAGTCGGTGACCCTGCAGGGCAATCTGGACCCCTGCGCCCTGTATGCATCTGAG GAGGAGATTGGGCGATTGGTGCAGCAGATGCTTGATGACTTTGGGCCAAAACGCTACATTGCCAACCTAGGCCATGGGCTTTACCCTGACATGGACCCAGAACACGTAGGGGCCTTTGTGGATGCTGTGCACAGACATTCACGTCTACTTCGTCAGAATTAA
- the Urod gene encoding uroporphyrinogen decarboxylase isoform X3 — MRQAGRYLPEFRETRATQDFFSTCRSPEACCELTLQPLRRFPLDAAIIFSDILVVPQALGMEVTMVPGKGPSFPEPLREERDLERLRDPEVVTSELGYVFQAITLTRQQLAGRVPLIGFAGAPWTLMTYMVEGGSSSTMAQSKRWLYQRPQASHQLLRILTDALVPYLVGQVAAGAQALQLFESHAGHLGPQLFNKFALPYIRDVAKRVKARLQEAGLAPVPMIIFAKDGHFALEELAQAGYEVVGLDWTVAPKKARERVGKSVTLQGNLDPCALYASEEEIGRLVQQMLDDFGPKRYIANLGHGLYPDMDPEHVGAFVDAVHRHSRLLRQN, encoded by the exons ATGCGGCAGGCAGGCCGCTACTTACCAG AATTTAGGGAAACCAGGGCTACCCAGGACTTTTTCAGCACCTGTCGCTCTCCTGAGGCCTGTTGTGAACTGACTCTGCAG CCACTGCGTCGGTTCCCTCTGGATGCTGCCATCATCTTCTCCGACATCCTTGTTGTACCCCAG GCATTGGGCATGGAGGTGACCATGGTACCTGGCAAAGGACCCAGCTTCCCAGAGCCATTAAGAGAAGAGCGGGACCTAGAACGTCTACGGGATCCAGAAGTAGTGACCTCTGAGCTGGGCTATGTGTTCCAAGCTATCACACTTACCCGACAACAGCTGGCTGGGCGTGTGCCACTGATTGGCTTTGCTGGTGCCCCG TGGACTCTGATGACATACATGGTTGAGGGTGGCAGCTCAAGTACTATGGCTCAGTCTAAGCGCTGGCTCTACCAAAGACCTCAGGCCAGTCACCAGCTGCTTCGCATCCTCACTGATGCTCTGGTCCCATATCTAGTAGGACAAGTAGCTGCTGGTGCCCAG GCATTACAGCTCTTTGAGTCCCATGCAGGGCATCTTGGCCCACAGCTCTTCAACAAATTTGCACTGCCCTATATCCGTGATGTGGCCAAGCGAGTAAAAGCCAGGCTGCAGGAGGCAGGCCTGGCACCTGTGCCCATG ATCATCTTTGCTAAGGATGGGCATTTTGCCCTGGAGGAGCTGGCCCAGGCTGGCTATGAGGTGGTTGGGCTTGACTGGACAGTGGCCCCAAAGAAAGCCCG GGAACGTGTGGGGAAGTCGGTGACCCTGCAGGGCAATCTGGACCCCTGCGCCCTGTATGCATCTGAG GAGGAGATTGGGCGATTGGTGCAGCAGATGCTTGATGACTTTGGGCCAAAACGCTACATTGCCAACCTAGGCCATGGGCTTTACCCTGACATGGACCCAGAACACGTAGGGGCCTTTGTGGATGCTGTGCACAGACATTCACGTCTACTTCGTCAGAATTAA